Part of the Vigna unguiculata cultivar IT97K-499-35 chromosome 3, ASM411807v1, whole genome shotgun sequence genome, taatttctttaataattataaatatattagattatatattatttttattgaattagtcacaataatattatataaattttaagtatattattttaattttcaaaaacttttcaTGAAAATCCGCATTATCGGTGAGTTAATCGTCAAAGACGACACTATCTCTCCTCACCACTTTCACTATCAATTCTATCAATTCTATTGAAGGATCTTTTTCTGACATTATTTCTTTCAACAAAACTTAAATTCAAAATCTTACTAATCTAGTTTAGTACTCCAACAAATTAATGTTGAAATATCTTGTTTTTATATAAACCACAAATATTTGTTCAGCTCCGATAAAATCTGTCGATTGATTCAttctcattctttttttctttctatttttcaatttttataaatgaattttgaacttttttatttgaattttgaacgGGTCTATACGTAAATTAGAACTGGTAATCAATAATATGTAAGAGTCTAGATCCCATAAAAGTCTGAAATTTACGAAAGTGCAGAGcaatttgcaaaatattttccattctcCTGTTCAAGTTTTTGCTTCGTATCGTCAAGAATCTATTATTGGTTTCCACACCCTTGTTTCCATCTTATAAACACAAGTTGGTCCGAAGTTACGTGGACCTAAAGCAAATGTTAAAACTGAGTACTCCTTAAAATATGCATATTAAaactaatgtaaaatttatgttttgaacttctagaaaacaaaaatacttattgcgtcatactttttttttttgtagccagataattaatttaacttaacaattaaatcaatctatttaattattttagacaTTTTCTTATTAGTAATGCATCCCTTGTTTTAAAAAGTGTAGtcttttttgtataattatgtTAGCAAGTATTTTCCATTATTGAAATGCCTACTGTTGCTATGTTTTTCACTTATTATTACGATAGTTGTGCTATTAAAGAGACAAATAAACTattgaaaagaataataaaattagacaAAGACCGCTTCAATACTATTTTATTACAGTCTGAGAATATTTGTAAGGCTCATAATAAGCGTATATATTCTTCAAGTTTACCATTAAAAAAGCTTAGCAATAAAAAGATGTTTTGTATTTCAATCAAGATACTAACCATCAAGATTATTTTTAGtactaaaaattcaattaaataaataaataaaataattactaattataaaggggaaaaaatctttactttaaatgttatttttaaccgatgaataatattttatttaataaaatatattgaggCAAGGAATCGACGCGTGTATACTATCGCTCTTCCCACACCCAATTTTGTCTGCAAGTGTGTGTAGTCAAAAAACTGCATAATTGACCAAATCAAACTCAATGGAAGAATCTTGGGGCCTTGTCCAGAgctatatattttctctttacaTTGCAACTTTCTTCACAAGTCTACTCTTATATTGCATTGCATGAAACTAAGCTTGTGCACAAAATTTGGCAACAAATGATTGATATTACTAATTGAAGCAAAATGAATTTCCCTCTAGTACTTCCAACAATTTGGCTCTCCTATTTGTTTTTACTTTCCTTTGTTCTCATTACGTGTTGCCAAGTTGAGGCTACAGATGGAGACAGTGAAGTCATATCTGTAGGTGCAATAATTGATGATAACTCTCGCATTGGGAAAGAACAGCTTGTAGCCATGGAACTTGCAGCTCAAACTTATAATACCACTTCTAACACCTACAagcttcttcttcattttcagcAACCCACCAAGGATCCCTTCAGACCCACTTCCCTTGGTTAGTAATTTCAGTCATTTGCTAGAtcaaagtttcattttttttttggtttggaTATGAAttcttaaatgtttttaatgttcttGTCAACGTGAAGTATTGAATGTGAACTTGTTTGTTGCAGCTAGAAGAATGATTAAAACGCAGAAGATGCAAGTGATTATAGGGATGCAGACATGGACAGAAGCGGCTTCAGTGGCTGAATTAGGACGCAAATCTCAAGTTCCTGTCATATCCTTTGCAGCTCCTTCCATTACCCCATCATTCATGCCAATTCGCTGGCCTTCCTTGGTAACAATGGCTCACAATGGCACTGCATATGCAAGATGTGTTGCAGATATGGTGCATGCTTTTAGTTGGCAGAGAGTAGTAGTGATTTATGAAGATGGAGAGTATGAGATGCTAGCACTGCTATCTGAGACCCTACAAGATGTTGGTTCACTGATCGAGTATCGTTTGGCTCTTCCATCTCCTTCTTATCTTTCCAATCCTGGGGAATTCATTCGCCAAGAGTTGTTTAAGGTGATTGAAAATACACAGTCCCGGGTGTTCATTGTTCTGCAATCATCATTAGAAATGGTGATTCATTTGTTCAGAGAAGCTTCAGAAATGGGACTTGTGGATGGAGAATCAGCTTGGATAATCCCAGAGAGCACAACTAATTTGCTTGATTCTGTCAACAAGTCTGCTATTTCCTACATGGAAGGAGCTTTAGGAATCAAGACCTACTACTCTGAACGTAGCAgtgaatatcaaaattttgaggCTCGGTTCAGGAAATCTTTTCGTGCCAGGTATCCTGAGGAGGATAACAGCAACCCGGGATTTTATGCTCTGCAAGCACATGATAGCATTAAAATTGTTGCACAAGCAATAGATAGAATGGCGAGTGGCAGAAACACTCTGCTAAGAGAAATACTTTCTAGCAATTTCGTTGGCTTAAGTGGAGAAATTGGATTCGAAGCAGCGCAGCTTTTGCAGAATCCCACTTTCAGGATTGTCAATGTAGATACGAAGAATTACAGAGAGTTAGACTTTTGGACTCCTGAAGGTGGGTTCATGAGTACCCTTCCTACAGAAAAAGGTTCAGGTAGTGTTTCTAGGAACACAGAAAGTTTAAGTGGCGTTGTAATATGGCCAGGGAAACTAACAAGAATTCCAAAGGGCTGGAATCTGCCTACTAAACAAAAACCAATGAGAATAGCGATTCCTGGAAGAACCTCCTTTTCCAAGTTTGTCAAAGTTGATCATGACAAGCATACAAATTCATATGAATACACTGGATTCTGCATTGAAATTTTTGAGAAGGCGTTACCCCTGTTGGGGTATGACCTGCCATATGACTTCTATCCCGTGAATGCAAGCTATCCTGATCTGGTTCAACTGGTCTATAACAAGGTAAAGCCTTATTACTCATTCTActctttccctttttttcttgtatatGTGGTTACTTCACACACCTAATAATACTTATATGTTTGTCATGTGGTTGAATAATGATGAAACTTAAGACTTATGAGGCTGTTGTTGGAGACGTGACCATATTAGAAGAAAGATTGCAATATGTAGATTTTACGGTGCCATATGCAGAATCGGGGTTGTCAATGATAGTTACGGAGAAGTCGGAAGATTCGACATGGATGTTTATGAAGCCCTTCACCTGGCAAATGTGGGTGGCAACCGGTGCCTTGTTGATGTACACAATGATAGTTGTTTGGTGCCTGGAGCGGAAACCCAATCCAGATTTTCATGGCGATTTGAAAAGCCAGATCAGCACTGCACTTATGTTTACTTTCTCCTCTCTATTCTTCGCTCACAGTAAGTATCATCCTCATACctcaattaaaaacaattatccACTTTAGTTTGCATTAAACTGAATTGATGTCAATGGTTTAATGTTGCAGGGGAGAAAATCTATAGTGATTTAACTCGAGTGGTGATGGTGTCATGGCTGTTTCTAGTTTTGATTCTTAACTCAAGCTACACTGCTAGTCTTTCTTCCATGCTCACAGTTCAACGACTGCGACTAAATGTGACTGACATTGAGTTTCTGAAGAAGAACAACATGAAAATTGGTTGTGACGGCGACTCATTTGTTAAGACATACCTAGAGAAAGTCGAAGACTTCAAGCCAGAGAACATCGTACACATTGATAATGAATATAGCTACGAGGATGcattcaaaaataattcaattgcaGCAGCTTTTCTCGAATTACCCTATGAAAAAGTATATATGAGTAAATATTGCAAGGGATTCTCTGCCTTTGTACCTACCACCAAATTCGGAGGTCTTGGATTTGTAAGTCACCCTGGATTTTCCTCTAATAACTACGATATATGTTAACTAACTgttttctatatataaatatgaattttccTTCGGCCCTGGACCTTAAAAAGAACTCGAACTTTGCGGATTAGTGGGCCTTGTAGCTTTAACAGAAGTGGTCAATATGTTTcgctaattctttaaaaatctCTTCAATGATGACACGCAGATGTTCCGGAAAGGCTCCCCAATGGCCAGAGACTTTTCCAAAGCTATACTGACGCTCTTAGAGCGGGGAGAAATAAAGAAGTTAGAAGACAAATGGTTGAACTCTGCAGATGACTGCTCCAACAATTCGACCTCCGAGAGTTCAGAAAGTTTGAGGCTTGGAAGTTTCTGGGTTCTGTACGTCATTTCTGGTGCCACTTCTactatttgttttcttctttacaCCATCCAGTCGCGGAAATCTAGTCACACATCCCAAGATGAGGCAGAAGAACGTAATGGCAACCTTAGTGATGAAAGTCGATGGAAAAGGATGTTTGTTATAGCAAAGCAGATCTACAGCAGAAAGCATGCACCACTTATACACGACCATCAGCTGCCAATGCCTCCACAATTACCAGATATCATAATGGTGTCTTCCCCACCAACGGTTACTATTCACAACTCTTGATCATCTACCACGTTTTACATACATAACCAACAAATATTCTTTTTTCACCTAATTATAGATTTAGGAAGGTAACTTAAGAATTCACATATACTCAGTATTTGAGTAATGACCCATTTTCATTATCCTGCTTCTGTAACTTAGTCATTGATATTTTTAAGGATTCCAAGCAACAATACCATTATTGAACTTCAGAATAACAGCTAAATGAACCTTGTAAATTGATTATTGTAATGGGTAGGAAATGAATACATTAAGATTAATTGGCATTGATAAGGACAACTGTACAAAGAATCTAGATCATTAAATTTCTGATTGCTTCAAAGGGGTAACATACGGTCTTCATATGATTGCACTCGTCATTAAATTAAATGCATACATACCAACGAACATAGGTTCCGTCAGTTGGTCCTCATCTGCTGCTTGCAACTAATCGATTCGAAAATGATCAATAACTCAGAATTCTACATAAACAACCTTTGTAAAAAGTACCACTACATTAAAATTTCACGTCCTCTATAATCAAAACTTCCTCTGAGAAAGAATTTTAGTACATTAACAACAGGTCCTATTCGTATTCTGGTACAGTCGTGAAATCTGATATTTTCTACATCACATGCAACGAAGTTACCGAtaccctcctcctcctcttcctcttcctctaccACCCCAGCCCCGGCCTCGGCCCCTCATACCCCCTCTCCCACCAGCAGATAATCCTTCCAGTGCTCTATTGACAAGTTGATTTTGCAAACCCCCACCACCTCCTCGACCTTTCTTTGATGCAATATTGTTGGACCCGTTAGCAGCATTAGAAGGCCGTTTTGCTCTGCAGAagtttaaactaaattattaagtttataaatttcaattactaCTGTTGTCCCAACGCCCAGTGCaaattatatctttaaaaaaatcattttattccATGAACAGTGCAAATTAGGCCAAAGATTAACACTTTCGAGAGAATAATGAAACAAATTACTCACTCTCAAGGGAAAAAGAACAAAGTACTGTTTTTAGAttagataaattttgttaaaatgcgTTATGATATTAACTAATATAACTTTTCAGAACTACTTTTTGTTAGCATCTGGAAAATATTCTAAAGCAGTCCTTCTATTAGGTTTCGCTCTATTTccacagaaaaaaaattctattttaaaaattaagtacttcaattttatttaaaaaagaaacaaataaacaagCTATAAATGATCTTTTAGAGCAAAACAAAAGATAACATACCCAGCAGCTGGCGCATTGGACGATGCAGTTTTTGTTGCTTCTTTCCAAGAAAGATTGATTCTCTTATCTCCAATAAAGGAAGGCACTTTGGTACGCAATGGCTGAACACACAAACCAAAGGCGGTGAATCACAAATAATTTGATAACCAATTTGGTCAAGTAAAGAGGGTAGCATCCCTCTTACCTTCGTCATTGTCAAAATGTTATTACAGGTCCGTAACCCAGTTGTGGCATTCTGCTTTTTAGTTTTCTACATAATCATGTAAAAATGTAAGAATGACATGTCAATAAGAGAAAGGCAATACAAAGAACCATCAAACAAGTAGAACGcacaattttttccttttcttcatcaGTTTTAGCACCTGCCAGAGATTTGTTGTTTTCATCCATTCCTTGAGTTAACTTCTTGATTGTAGCCCGGGTGAACTCCTCAACATTATTCAatctaattaaagaaaataaacaaaaatgtgaCTGGAAAACAAAACGAAAAACTTAAATCCTACAGACAAGTAATACAACAAGAAGTTCACAGTAAAATGGAATATTTGCAACCAGTCAAATCAAGTACTTTAGCCCTTCCCAAACGGATTTGGAATTTCATTTGTTCACGATTAACTGGAGAAGTCatgtttaagaaaatataactatttattgTCTTTATTACTTACACACAGTTGAAATAAAAACTCATAATGCCAGTAAAAGAGACACTCATGTTTACCCATTTAGCTTTAATTggcttttattttaatagttagaTTTAGTAATAAATGGTTAAGAATTATTCAACAGGACGCTGCTGTTAATTTTAAACAGCGGAGGATCCAATCCTTCCCAAACTATTGTATTTCCAAGATTCAGGAAAAGTAAGATCCATGTTACAATGACATAAACACAGTCAAGAAGACGGGTTTTTAGTTCTTGATCAAGCCAAATTTTACAACAAACATATACATCAGAAGTTTGTTTATAGTTTATACTGATGCTCGGCATATAGCCTCATACAAAGAAATTAGAATGAATTTGAAAGTGTGTATTCCCCTCTCTTAGGTTTTCATATTTATAGTAGTTTGAGATACATCATATATAATGAATGAGACAGAAAATAAGAAGATGCTCCTAGGAACTAAGTCTAGCACAAAGCATGTTCTTAGGAACTAGATCCAACACAAAGCGCACAGCATCTTACAATAAATCCTATTGAATATTTATTCTAACACTACTCTTCAAGttggagcatacaaattgtatgtaCCAAGCTaggaacaaataaattaaacacgAGGACCTCTCAAGGATGTTGTAAATACATGAGTTGATTATTTGAGCAAACAGACTCCATGCAGATTTCCTTGGCCAACAACTTTTCTCaaatgaaatgacaatcaatttcAATATGTATAGTCTTATGTGTTATCGAAAATCAGTGATAACAGCAACAAGGTGGAAACCAGTGGTGATTCTGGTGCTTGTCGCAACAACATGGCGATGTGGGTGGTTTTTCATGGCGTTCACCTTTTAGATAACGAATAGCAGATCTGAAATGGCTATGGTGGAAAAGGCGGAGAAGGAAACCCTATTGAGGCAGCAGTGGCATGGAGAAGAAGACTCTTCAGCTAGGGCAACAACACTTGTGAAAAAATCTAGTTTAAGCACgagatttttttctttagtgtGTTCTATTGGGTTTAAAGCACAAATAACAACTTAGATAGAAATTGGGTCGTTTATGgcctaataaattttttatatttaacctAATATTCAAATACTGCCTAAACTTCTCCTTCAGCCCCCTGCACTGCTCACCACCACACACCGTGCACCGCCATCAACACTACTGCTGTTGTTGTTAGCATATTACATGTctgcttttattttttgtaaagtGGCACCTACATTCTTTAATTCTTTTCTCACTCCCATATTTCAATTTCTAGATACAATATCATTACTTTTgcataacaattttatttttgtattttttataatgcatatattatatttcctttGACTGAATTTTCCACTCCCGTTATGATTTCCACTATAACTTTAAAGGATATTTGGGGTCTCCGATATATTTTCGTTATCCAATATCGATAACATTGGATTAGGAGCAATTTGGAGGGCAACATGATTATCAGAATGCATCTTTATCGATAGAATGTCACTGAAATCTAATTATTGTAAGAATTGTTTTACCCATATAAGCTCATAGGTAAAGAATACCATTGCTCTATACTTCGCTTCAGCATATGATTGGTCAGCAACATTTTGCTTCTTGCTTTTCCAAAAGACAACATTTCCTCCAAGCAACATGCAATATCCCGTCGTAAAGCATCTATCGATATGAGAACCAACCCAATCAACAACACAATAGACAACAATTTGGGTATTCCCTTTATCTTCATAAAGTAGTCCTTATTCTAGAACCTTTTTAAGATATCTCAGAATACGAATGATGGCATTCCAAATAATCAGTACAAGGATTTTGCATGAACTGCAAAGGACAAATCTGGTCTAGTAATAGtgagataaataaattttccaacTAGTCTCCTACATCTTTCAAGGTCAAAGAAAACTTCTCATTTTGCCATTAATTTCTAATTCATGGGACAATCCACTAGTTTACAATCAATCATGATGTCTCTTTAAGGATGTCAAGAGCATATTTCTCTTAGAGATTACAACTCCTTCCTCTAATTGAGCAACTTCTATGCCCAAAAAGTATGAGATTTTCAAGATCTTTTAGTCTAAATGATTGCATAAGTGCTCCTTTAACTGAGAGATTTTAACAGCATCATCCCTATGATGGCTATATCATCAACATGCACTTTTAAGTACACACATTTGTTGGGGGAGGTGTGATAATAGAAAATAGAATGGCCTACCTCACTATGTTTCGGCCCAAAGGATTGAACAATGTGGTTGAACTTCCT contains:
- the LOC114177851 gene encoding glutamate receptor 2.7-like; the encoded protein is MNFPLVLPTIWLSYLFLLSFVLITCCQVEATDGDSEVISVGAIIDDNSRIGKEQLVAMELAAQTYNTTSNTYKLLLHFQQPTKDPFRPTSLARRMIKTQKMQVIIGMQTWTEAASVAELGRKSQVPVISFAAPSITPSFMPIRWPSLVTMAHNGTAYARCVADMVHAFSWQRVVVIYEDGEYEMLALLSETLQDVGSLIEYRLALPSPSYLSNPGEFIRQELFKVIENTQSRVFIVLQSSLEMVIHLFREASEMGLVDGESAWIIPESTTNLLDSVNKSAISYMEGALGIKTYYSERSSEYQNFEARFRKSFRARYPEEDNSNPGFYALQAHDSIKIVAQAIDRMASGRNTLLREILSSNFVGLSGEIGFEAAQLLQNPTFRIVNVDTKNYRELDFWTPEGGFMSTLPTEKGSGSVSRNTESLSGVVIWPGKLTRIPKGWNLPTKQKPMRIAIPGRTSFSKFVKVDHDKHTNSYEYTGFCIEIFEKALPLLGYDLPYDFYPVNASYPDLVQLVYNKTYEAVVGDVTILEERLQYVDFTVPYAESGLSMIVTEKSEDSTWMFMKPFTWQMWVATGALLMYTMIVVWCLERKPNPDFHGDLKSQISTALMFTFSSLFFAHREKIYSDLTRVVMVSWLFLVLILNSSYTASLSSMLTVQRLRLNVTDIEFLKKNNMKIGCDGDSFVKTYLEKVEDFKPENIVHIDNEYSYEDAFKNNSIAAAFLELPYEKVYMSKYCKGFSAFVPTTKFGGLGFMFRKGSPMARDFSKAILTLLERGEIKKLEDKWLNSADDCSNNSTSESSESLRLGSFWVLYVISGATSTICFLLYTIQSRKSSHTSQDEAEERNGNLSDESRWKRMFVIAKQIYSRKHAPLIHDHQLPMPPQLPDIIMVSSPPTVTIHNS